The Nitrospirota bacterium genomic interval CAGCGATACAGGCGCTCCCTGTCCTCGGGAAAACGGATGGCGTTCATTTCCCTATTGTACCAACCAAGGCAGGCCGAAGAAACAGCGCGAGTGCGCGCGCAGGAGGGCCGTTGACCAAAAGTGGTGAAATTGCCGAATTGTGCCCTAACACTGTGTCATTTCCACCATATTGGGCCCTTTCCCGATACATTTCTCGCCATAACTCGTCTTTATTTCTTTGACAATTCTCCTGGCATTGATATTGTTAGGTAAAGGGTGCAATGAACAGGCGGGCGGCCATACTGATTCTCTTGTTCGCGGGGTGGTTGTTGGGGTACATGCATCACTACCTGGCCACCAGAACGGAGATGAACGACCTCATGGTGCAGAACATGGCCATGCATGAGGAAATCACCAAGCTCCGGGCGAGCATCCCCGCGGCCATGAAGGTCAATGTGAAGGCCACGGCCTACAGCAACGACCCCTACTCCATCGACGTGGCCAAATGGAGGGACGGCCTTACGGCCACGAACACCCAGGCGCGCCGGGGCATCGCGGCAGCCGACTGGCGCGTGTTTCCCCCGGGGACCCGTCTTTACATCCCCGGCTACGGAGAGGCCACCGTGGAGGACCGGGGCGGCGCCGTCAAGGGCTACCACGTGGACCTCTTCGTGGACTCATACAACGAGGCCATCCGCTGGGGCAACAAGGACATGGAAATCTACGTCCTGGAGATGGGCAAGGGATAGAGGGGTAGAAAACCTGACACGCCCCGACGGGGAGCCACAGGGCTCCCCTTTCTTTTTCTTCCGGCCCGGACGCCCGGCCCGCGGTGACGAAGGCCTCCCGGGCGTGGAGCCGCCGCTTGTCCTTTCCCAAGGTTCTCTTCCGGGTTTCTCGACCCCCTCGGTTTAATCGACCCCGTTTCTTCAAAGGCTCCCCGGGGTCTCGAAAATCCTCCTTTCCCCGCTTTATAATAGAAGTGAGGGAAAAGATGGGGAAAAAGCTCAACGGTAAGCCGGCTGTCCAGGAGGTCAGGAGCGTGGAGGACCTGTGCCGGAAGGTGCGCTCCTACAACTCCGCGGCGGACACCGAGTTCATCAAGCGCGCCTACTGGTTCGCCAGCGAGGCCCACGGCCTTCAGAACAGGCAGGACGGCTCCCCCTACATGAAACATCCCCTGGAGGTGGCCTCCA includes:
- a CDS encoding 3D domain-containing protein, with protein sequence MNRRAAILILLFAGWLLGYMHHYLATRTEMNDLMVQNMAMHEEITKLRASIPAAMKVNVKATAYSNDPYSIDVAKWRDGLTATNTQARRGIAAADWRVFPPGTRLYIPGYGEATVEDRGGAVKGYHVDLFVDSYNEAIRWGNKDMEIYVLEMGKG